One Trichosurus vulpecula isolate mTriVul1 chromosome 7, mTriVul1.pri, whole genome shotgun sequence genomic region harbors:
- the PROK1 gene encoding prokineticin-1, with protein sequence MKIAIQVSLILLLVTVSECAVITGACERDLQCGAGTCCAISLWLRGLRMCTPLGQEGDECHPVSHKVPFFGKRQHHTCPCLPNLLCSRFIDGRYRCSMDFKNIDF encoded by the exons ATGAAAATTGCCATCCAAGTCTCACTTATACTCCTTTTAGTAACTGTTTCCGAATGTGCGGTGATCACTGGG gcCTGTGAAAGAGATCTACAGTGTGGAGCAGGTACCTGCTGCGCCATCAGTCTATGGCTCCGAGGGCTCCGGATGTGTACTCCACTGGGGCAGGAAGGAGACGAATGTCACCCGGTTAGCCACAAG gtccctttcttTGGGAAACGCCAACACCACACATGCCCCTGCTTGCCGAACTTGCTGTGCTCCAGATTCATAGATGGCAGATACCGGTGTTCGATGGACTTTAAGAACATAGACTTTTAG